From Streptomyces griseorubiginosus, one genomic window encodes:
- the prfA gene encoding peptide chain release factor 1 produces MFEAVEELLGEHADLEKKLADPSVHSDQANARKLNKRYAELTPIVATYRSWKQTGDDIETAKELAVDDPDFAAEVKELERTREELTEKLRLLLVPRDPSDDKDVILEIKAGAGGDESALFAGDLLRMYLRYAERVGWKTEIIDSTESELGGYKDVQVAVKTKGGQGATEPGQGVWARLKYEGGVHRVQRVPATESQGRIHTSAAGVLVTPEAEEVDVEINPNDLRIDVYRSSGPGGQSVNTTDSAVRITHIPTGVVASCQNEKSQLQNKEQALRILRSRLLAAAQEEAERNAADARRSQVRTVDRSEKIRTYNFPENRISDHRVGFKSYNLDQVLDGDLDAVIQACVDADSAAKLAAA; encoded by the coding sequence ATGTTCGAGGCCGTCGAGGAACTCCTCGGTGAGCACGCCGACCTGGAGAAGAAGCTCGCCGACCCGTCGGTCCACTCCGACCAGGCCAACGCGCGCAAGCTGAACAAGCGCTACGCCGAGCTCACCCCGATCGTCGCCACGTACCGCTCCTGGAAGCAGACCGGCGACGACATCGAGACGGCGAAGGAACTCGCCGTCGACGACCCGGACTTCGCGGCCGAGGTCAAGGAGCTGGAGCGCACCCGCGAGGAGCTGACCGAGAAGCTGCGGCTGCTGCTCGTGCCCCGGGACCCGTCCGACGACAAGGACGTCATCCTCGAGATCAAGGCCGGTGCCGGCGGTGACGAGTCCGCGCTGTTCGCGGGCGACCTGCTGCGCATGTACCTGCGCTACGCCGAGCGCGTCGGCTGGAAGACCGAGATCATCGACTCCACCGAGTCCGAGCTGGGCGGCTACAAGGACGTCCAGGTCGCCGTGAAGACCAAGGGCGGCCAGGGGGCGACCGAGCCCGGCCAGGGCGTGTGGGCCCGCCTCAAGTACGAGGGCGGGGTGCACCGCGTCCAGCGGGTGCCGGCGACCGAGTCCCAGGGCCGTATCCACACGAGCGCGGCCGGTGTCCTCGTGACCCCCGAGGCAGAGGAGGTCGACGTCGAGATCAACCCCAACGACCTCCGCATCGACGTCTACCGCTCCTCCGGGCCCGGCGGGCAGTCCGTCAACACCACCGACTCCGCCGTGCGCATCACGCACATCCCCACCGGGGTCGTCGCCTCCTGCCAGAACGAGAAGAGCCAGCTGCAGAACAAGGAGCAGGCCTTGCGTATCCTGCGCTCCAGGCTGCTCGCGGCGGCGCAGGAGGAGGCGGAGCGCAATGCCGCCGACGCCCGGCGCAGCCAGGTCCGCACCGTCGACCGCTCCGAGAAGATCCGCACGTACAACTTCCCGGAGAACCGCATCTCGGACCACCGCGTCGGCTTCAAGTCGTACAACCTGGACCAGGTCCTGGACGGCGACCTCGACGCGGTGATCCAGGCCTGCGTCGACGCGGACTCGGCGGCGAAGCTGGCGGCCGCGTAG
- the rpmE gene encoding 50S ribosomal protein L31: protein MKRDTHPEYVETQVSCTCGASFTTRSTITSGTIRAEVCSECHPFYTGKQKILDTGGRVARFEARFGKAAAKK from the coding sequence TTGAAGCGCGACACCCACCCCGAGTACGTCGAGACGCAGGTCAGCTGCACCTGTGGCGCGTCGTTCACCACCCGTAGCACGATCACCAGCGGCACCATCCGTGCCGAGGTCTGCTCCGAGTGCCACCCGTTCTACACGGGCAAGCAGAAGATCCTCGACACCGGTGGCCGTGTGGCCCGCTTCGAGGCCCGCTTCGGCAAGGCTGCTGCCAAGAAGTAG
- a CDS encoding LCP family protein, which produces MSAESTPTPGKPGGKGRRRKPRGKKHKGLLITAWVAAGIVVLGGTGAGYLYFKLNGNIKSVDIDQVLGSARPTKVDNGSENILVLGSDTRSGSNRKLGGGTDDGSARSDTAMIVHVYKGHKKATVVSIPRDTLIDRPECTDTDGKEHDAARGVMFNSAYTTGGAPCAVKTVESMTGIRMDHYLEVDFSGFEKLVDELGGVTVTTTKAIKDPDSHLDLKAGTHELTGAQALGLVRTRHGVGDGSDLGRIQLQQAFIKALVKQVKEVGLLTNPKKLYDLADTATKAVTTDSDLGSVNSLVSFASGLKGIGPAHMTMVTMPVQYDPANPNRVLVQKAKAKQIWTALENDRTVPRSATEGNATGQAKGVVTS; this is translated from the coding sequence ATGTCAGCCGAGAGCACGCCGACACCCGGGAAGCCGGGCGGCAAGGGACGTCGCCGCAAACCCCGCGGCAAGAAACACAAGGGCCTGCTGATCACGGCCTGGGTCGCCGCGGGGATCGTCGTGCTGGGCGGTACCGGGGCCGGCTACCTGTACTTCAAGCTCAACGGCAACATCAAGAGCGTCGACATCGACCAGGTCCTCGGCAGCGCCCGGCCCACGAAGGTCGACAACGGCTCCGAGAACATCCTCGTCCTCGGCTCGGACACCCGCTCCGGCTCCAACCGGAAGCTCGGCGGCGGCACCGACGACGGCAGCGCCCGCTCCGACACCGCGATGATCGTGCACGTCTACAAGGGCCACAAGAAGGCCACCGTGGTCTCCATACCGCGCGACACCCTGATCGACCGCCCCGAGTGCACCGACACCGACGGCAAGGAGCACGACGCGGCCAGGGGCGTCATGTTCAACTCCGCCTACACCACCGGCGGCGCGCCCTGCGCGGTGAAGACGGTCGAGTCCATGACCGGCATCCGCATGGACCACTACCTGGAGGTCGACTTCAGCGGCTTCGAGAAGCTGGTCGACGAACTCGGCGGGGTCACGGTCACCACGACCAAGGCCATCAAGGACCCCGACAGCCACCTGGACCTCAAGGCCGGCACGCACGAGCTCACCGGCGCCCAGGCCCTCGGCCTGGTCCGCACCCGGCACGGCGTCGGCGACGGCTCCGACCTCGGCCGCATCCAGCTCCAGCAGGCCTTCATCAAGGCCCTCGTCAAGCAGGTCAAGGAGGTCGGCCTGCTGACCAACCCCAAGAAGCTGTACGACCTCGCCGACACCGCCACCAAGGCCGTCACCACCGACTCCGACCTCGGCTCGGTCAACTCCCTGGTCTCCTTCGCGAGCGGCCTCAAGGGCATCGGCCCGGCGCACATGACCATGGTCACCATGCCCGTCCAGTACGACCCGGCCAACCCGAACCGCGTGCTCGTCCAGAAGGCCAAGGCCAAGCAGATCTGGACGGCCCTGGAGAACGACCGGACGGTCCCGAGGTCGGCCACGGAAGGCAACGCGACGGGCCAGGCCAAGGGTGTCGTGACGTCGTAG
- a CDS encoding trypsin-like serine protease, whose amino-acid sequence MSGGAGRRRRRLWIALPVAVTAALLATSASAATVTPAPEPPVKTVSVPSQAELKKRLVAAVAADDGSGAVVRPSRSTASSPAVDGTVSPMIIGGTTTTISAAPWMAQLWYVDDKGTTSTSDDTGFFCGGAVVAPTKILTAAHCVKGANWAKGGLVVTGATQLLSDDGDLHGGTATAVLRQWYHPSYNEDTIDNDIAVLTLAAPVKATPIRMTTSTDTASYDPATAGAKAAKVYGWGRTSSTNDNVSQTLKTATLPIKSDATCAAAYGSWFIKGHMTCAGPPASGRDSGTTAICSGDSGGPLVVNGRIVGVVSWNVTDCVAKGAYSVFTKVSKYVGAAYPRVDDTNLSFDHKADLWVRKSSTKVGYELDSKGTTLAAPQSWGDWNGVNLVRQTDLNRDGYQDLMYRVSATGDVYWLRFVPSSTGGAWADPKKVFTDWRTRTRIVTPGDVTGDYKADLLSVDSAGVLWIYPGKGDGSFAARVRVGGGWSQYNQLLGHGDFTGDGKADVLARNKTTGDIYLYKGTGKSGTGVFAARVKVRSNWSGYNAFDAVGDITGDGRADLVARTAGGTLYLYKGTGKATSEIFATRVTVGTGFQQYDIFG is encoded by the coding sequence ATGTCCGGAGGGGCCGGTCGGCGCAGACGGCGGCTGTGGATCGCGCTGCCCGTCGCCGTGACCGCCGCGCTGCTGGCCACGTCGGCGAGCGCCGCCACCGTGACACCCGCCCCCGAGCCGCCCGTCAAGACCGTCTCCGTGCCCTCGCAGGCCGAGCTGAAGAAGCGGCTCGTGGCCGCCGTGGCCGCCGACGACGGCTCCGGCGCGGTCGTCCGCCCGTCGAGGTCGACGGCGAGCAGCCCGGCCGTCGACGGCACCGTCTCGCCGATGATCATCGGTGGCACCACGACCACGATCTCCGCGGCGCCGTGGATGGCCCAGCTCTGGTACGTCGACGACAAGGGCACCACCAGCACCAGCGACGACACCGGCTTCTTCTGCGGCGGTGCCGTCGTCGCGCCGACGAAGATCCTCACCGCCGCCCACTGCGTCAAGGGCGCGAACTGGGCGAAGGGCGGTCTCGTCGTCACCGGGGCCACCCAGCTGCTCTCCGACGACGGGGACCTGCACGGCGGGACGGCGACGGCCGTACTGCGCCAGTGGTACCACCCGTCGTACAACGAGGACACCATCGACAACGACATCGCGGTCCTGACCCTGGCGGCCCCCGTCAAGGCCACCCCGATCCGGATGACGACGTCCACGGACACGGCCTCGTACGACCCCGCCACGGCCGGTGCCAAGGCCGCCAAGGTCTACGGCTGGGGCCGTACCAGCTCGACCAACGACAACGTCTCCCAGACGCTGAAGACGGCCACGCTGCCCATCAAGTCGGACGCCACCTGCGCCGCGGCCTACGGCTCCTGGTTCATCAAGGGGCACATGACCTGCGCCGGCCCGCCCGCCAGCGGCCGCGACTCCGGTACGACCGCCATCTGCAGCGGCGACTCCGGCGGACCGCTCGTCGTCAACGGCCGGATCGTCGGTGTCGTCTCCTGGAACGTCACGGACTGCGTGGCCAAGGGCGCCTACAGCGTCTTCACCAAGGTCAGCAAGTACGTCGGCGCCGCCTACCCGCGCGTCGACGACACCAACCTGAGCTTCGACCACAAGGCCGACCTGTGGGTGCGCAAGTCGTCCACCAAGGTCGGCTACGAGCTGGACTCCAAGGGCACCACCCTCGCCGCCCCGCAGTCCTGGGGCGACTGGAACGGCGTGAACCTGGTCCGGCAGACCGACCTGAACCGGGACGGCTACCAGGACCTCATGTACCGCGTCTCCGCCACCGGTGACGTGTACTGGCTGCGGTTCGTCCCGTCGTCCACCGGCGGCGCCTGGGCCGACCCGAAGAAGGTCTTCACCGACTGGCGGACCCGCACCCGGATCGTCACCCCCGGCGATGTCACCGGCGACTACAAGGCCGACCTGCTCTCCGTGGACTCCGCGGGCGTCCTGTGGATCTACCCGGGCAAGGGCGACGGCAGCTTCGCGGCCCGGGTCCGGGTCGGCGGCGGCTGGAGCCAGTACAACCAGCTCCTCGGTCACGGTGACTTCACCGGAGACGGCAAGGCGGACGTGCTCGCCCGCAACAAGACCACCGGCGACATCTACCTGTACAAGGGCACCGGCAAGTCCGGCACCGGCGTCTTCGCGGCCCGGGTCAAGGTGCGCAGCAACTGGAGCGGCTACAACGCCTTCGACGCCGTCGGTGACATCACCGGCGACGGCAGGGCCGACCTGGTGGCCCGCACGGCCGGCGGCACGCTCTACCTCTACAAGGGCACCGGCAAGGCCACCAGCGAGATCTTTGCCACAAGGGTCACCGTTGGTACCGGTTTCCAGCAGTACGACATCTTTGGCTGA
- the rho gene encoding transcription termination factor Rho yields the protein MSDTTDLMGARVEDTAAAPATDAAPASGAGSRRRRGTGLEGMVLAELQQVASGLGIRGTARMRKSQLIEVIKEAQAGGGAPAKAETATETKPKRRATSKARTGEAAEKKAEAKAEAPAEKAVAQQQIEIPGQPAAERGSDDAPAERRRRRATAEAGAPAGSTETIVAEAKTEPKAETPAQAQQQPQADAGDGEGRGRRDRRDRGRDRGERGDRQDRGDRRKSDDQQGQGGQRQQQNQQQGGGRQDRQDRQQRDNGPQDDDDFEGGRRGRRGRYRDRRGRRGRDEIGGAGEPQINEDDVLIPVAGILDILDNYAFIRTSGYLPGPNDVYVSLAQVRKNGLRKGDHITGAVRQPKEGERREKFNALVRLDSVNGMAPEHGRGRPEFNKLTPLYPQDRLRLETDPGVLTTRIIDLVSPIGKGQRGLIVAPPKTGKTMIMQAIANAITHNNPECHLMVVLVDERPEEVTDMQRSVKGEVISSTFDRPAEDHTTVAELAIERAKRLVELGHDVVVLLDSITRLGRAYNLAAPASGRILSGGVDSTALYPPKRFFGAARNIEDGGSLTILATALVDTGSRMDEVIFEEFKGTGNAELKLDRKLADKRIFPAVDVDASGTRKEEILLAPDELAIVWKLRRVLHALDQQQAVELLLDKMKQTKSNAEFLMQIQKTTPTPGNGD from the coding sequence GTGAGCGACACCACCGATCTGATGGGCGCACGTGTCGAGGACACCGCTGCCGCGCCCGCCACGGACGCCGCGCCTGCCAGCGGTGCCGGCTCCCGGCGGCGCCGCGGTACCGGCCTCGAAGGCATGGTGCTGGCCGAGCTGCAGCAGGTCGCATCCGGCCTCGGCATCAGGGGCACCGCGCGGATGCGCAAGAGCCAGCTGATCGAGGTCATCAAGGAGGCGCAGGCGGGAGGTGGGGCCCCGGCCAAGGCCGAGACCGCCACCGAGACCAAGCCGAAGCGCCGCGCCACCTCCAAGGCCCGCACCGGCGAGGCCGCCGAGAAGAAGGCGGAGGCGAAGGCCGAGGCCCCCGCCGAGAAGGCCGTGGCCCAGCAGCAGATCGAGATTCCCGGCCAGCCGGCCGCCGAGCGCGGGTCGGACGACGCCCCCGCCGAGCGCCGCCGTCGCCGCGCCACCGCCGAGGCCGGCGCCCCCGCGGGCAGCACCGAGACGATCGTGGCCGAGGCGAAGACCGAGCCCAAGGCCGAGACGCCCGCACAGGCGCAGCAGCAGCCGCAGGCCGACGCCGGCGACGGCGAGGGCCGTGGCCGCCGCGACCGCCGTGACCGCGGCCGTGACCGCGGGGAGCGCGGCGACCGCCAGGACCGCGGTGACCGTCGCAAGAGCGACGACCAGCAGGGCCAGGGCGGTCAGCGCCAGCAGCAGAACCAGCAGCAGGGCGGCGGCCGTCAGGACCGCCAGGACCGCCAGCAGCGCGACAACGGCCCGCAGGACGACGACGACTTCGAGGGCGGCCGCCGCGGCCGTCGGGGCCGTTACCGGGACCGTCGTGGCCGTCGTGGCCGTGACGAGATCGGTGGCGCGGGCGAGCCGCAGATCAACGAGGACGACGTCCTGATCCCGGTCGCGGGCATCCTGGACATCCTCGACAACTACGCCTTCATCCGCACGTCGGGCTACCTGCCCGGGCCGAACGACGTGTACGTCTCCCTCGCCCAGGTCCGCAAGAACGGCCTGCGCAAGGGCGACCACATCACCGGCGCGGTCCGTCAGCCCAAGGAAGGCGAGCGGCGCGAGAAGTTCAACGCGCTGGTGCGCCTCGACTCCGTCAACGGCATGGCGCCCGAACACGGCCGCGGCCGCCCGGAGTTCAACAAGCTGACCCCGCTGTACCCGCAGGACCGCCTCCGCCTGGAGACGGACCCGGGCGTGCTGACCACCCGCATCATCGACCTCGTGTCGCCGATCGGTAAGGGCCAGCGCGGTCTGATCGTGGCCCCGCCGAAGACCGGCAAGACCATGATCATGCAGGCGATCGCCAACGCGATCACGCACAACAACCCCGAGTGCCACCTGATGGTCGTCCTGGTCGACGAGCGTCCGGAAGAGGTCACCGACATGCAGCGGTCGGTCAAGGGCGAGGTCATCTCCTCGACCTTCGACCGCCCGGCCGAGGACCACACCACGGTCGCCGAGCTCGCCATCGAGCGCGCCAAGCGTCTGGTGGAGCTGGGCCACGACGTGGTCGTGCTGCTCGACTCGATCACGCGTCTGGGCCGTGCGTACAACCTCGCCGCGCCCGCCTCCGGCCGCATCCTGTCCGGTGGTGTCGACTCGACCGCCCTGTACCCGCCGAAGCGCTTCTTCGGTGCGGCCCGCAACATCGAGGACGGCGGCTCGCTGACCATCCTCGCCACCGCCCTGGTGGACACCGGGTCCCGCATGGACGAGGTGATCTTCGAGGAGTTCAAGGGCACCGGCAACGCCGAGCTCAAGCTCGACCGCAAGCTCGCCGACAAGCGGATCTTCCCGGCGGTGGACGTCGACGCGTCCGGCACCCGTAAGGAAGAGATCCTGCTCGCCCCCGACGAGCTCGCCATCGTCTGGAAGCTGCGCCGGGTGCTGCACGCCCTCGACCAGCAGCAGGCGGTGGAGCTGCTTCTCGACAAGATGAAGCAGACGAAGTCGAACGCCGAGTTCCTGATGCAGATCCAGAAGACGACGCCGACGCCCGGCAACGGCGACTGA
- the thrB gene encoding homoserine kinase produces MAGPAFRAAAVRVRVPATSANLGPGFDALGLSLGLYDDVVVRVADSGLHIDIAGEGSETLPRDENHLLVRSLRTAFDLLGGQPRGLEIVCANRIPHGRGLGSSSAAICAGIVAARAVTIGGEARLDDTALLELATEIEGHPDNVAPCLLGGFTLAWMEAGAARAIRLEPHDSIVPVVFVPGKPVLTETARGLLPRTVPHVDAAANAGRAALLVEALTRRPELLLPATEDRLHQEYRAPAMPESAALVERLRADGVPAVISGAGPTVLALVDAESADKVAHLAGEGWAANRLELDDQGASVLPLAAAGDM; encoded by the coding sequence ATGGCCGGTCCCGCCTTCCGCGCCGCCGCCGTCCGGGTGCGCGTCCCCGCCACCAGCGCCAACCTCGGCCCGGGCTTCGACGCCCTGGGCCTCTCGCTGGGGCTCTACGACGACGTGGTCGTCCGGGTGGCCGACTCCGGGCTGCACATCGACATCGCGGGGGAGGGGAGCGAGACGCTCCCGCGTGACGAGAACCACCTGCTCGTACGCTCCCTGCGCACCGCCTTCGACCTGCTGGGCGGCCAGCCGCGCGGCCTGGAGATCGTCTGCGCCAACCGCATCCCGCACGGCCGGGGCCTCGGCTCCTCCTCGGCCGCCATCTGCGCCGGGATCGTGGCCGCGCGTGCCGTGACCATAGGCGGCGAGGCCCGCCTCGACGACACCGCGCTGCTGGAGCTCGCCACCGAGATCGAGGGCCACCCGGACAACGTGGCCCCATGTCTCCTCGGCGGCTTCACGCTCGCCTGGATGGAGGCCGGCGCCGCCCGGGCGATCAGGCTGGAGCCCCACGATTCCATCGTTCCGGTGGTTTTCGTGCCCGGAAAGCCCGTCCTGACCGAGACGGCGCGCGGACTGCTCCCGCGCACCGTGCCGCACGTCGACGCCGCCGCCAACGCGGGCCGCGCCGCGCTGCTCGTCGAGGCCCTCACCAGGCGCCCCGAGCTGCTGCTGCCGGCCACCGAGGACCGTCTCCACCAGGAGTACCGCGCTCCCGCCATGCCGGAGAGCGCGGCGCTGGTGGAGCGGCTGCGGGCCGACGGAGTCCCGGCAGTCATCTCGGGAGCGGGCCCGACCGTGCTCGCGCTCGTCGACGCGGAAAGCGCCGACAAGGTGGCCCATCTGGCGGGCGAGGGCTGGGCCGCCAACCGGCTCGAACTGGACGACCAGGGGGCGAGCGTGCTTCCGCTCGCGGCCGCCGGTGACATGTGA
- the thrC gene encoding threonine synthase: MTHQWRGIIEEYRDRLPVSDSTPVVSLREGGTPLVPAQVLSERTGCEVHLKVEGANPTGSFKDRGMTMAITRAKEEGAKAVICASTGNTSASAAAYAVRAGMVCAVLVPRGKIALGKMGQALVHGAKILQVDGNFDDCLTLARSLSDNYPVALVNSVNPVRIEGQKTAAFEIVDMLGDAPDIHVLPVGNAGNITAYWKGYKEYAADGVAAKTPRMWGFQASGSAPIVRGEVVKDPSTIATAIRIGNPASWQFALAAKEESGGFIDEVTDREILRAYRLLAAQEGVFVEPASAASVAGLLKAAEQGKVDPRQKIVCTVTGNGLKDPDWAVAGAPQPVTVPVDAATAAERLGLA, from the coding sequence ATGACCCACCAGTGGCGCGGAATCATCGAGGAGTACCGGGACCGGCTGCCCGTCTCCGACAGCACGCCGGTCGTGTCGCTCCGCGAGGGCGGCACGCCCCTCGTGCCCGCGCAGGTGCTCTCCGAGCGCACCGGGTGCGAGGTCCACCTCAAGGTGGAGGGCGCCAACCCCACCGGGTCCTTCAAGGACCGCGGCATGACCATGGCCATCACGCGGGCCAAGGAGGAGGGCGCGAAGGCGGTCATCTGCGCCTCCACCGGCAACACCTCGGCGAGCGCCGCCGCCTACGCCGTGCGCGCCGGCATGGTCTGCGCCGTGCTCGTCCCGCGGGGCAAGATCGCGCTCGGCAAGATGGGCCAGGCCCTCGTGCACGGCGCGAAGATCCTCCAGGTCGACGGCAACTTCGACGACTGCCTCACCCTGGCCCGCTCGCTGAGCGACAACTACCCGGTGGCGCTGGTCAATTCGGTCAACCCGGTGCGCATCGAGGGCCAGAAGACCGCCGCCTTCGAGATCGTCGACATGCTCGGCGACGCGCCCGACATCCACGTCCTGCCGGTCGGCAACGCGGGCAACATCACGGCGTACTGGAAGGGCTACAAGGAGTACGCCGCCGACGGTGTCGCCGCGAAGACGCCCCGGATGTGGGGCTTCCAGGCCTCCGGCAGCGCCCCGATCGTGCGCGGCGAGGTCGTCAAGGACCCGTCGACCATCGCCACCGCCATCCGCATCGGCAACCCCGCCTCCTGGCAGTTCGCCCTCGCGGCGAAGGAGGAGTCCGGTGGGTTCATCGACGAGGTGACGGACCGTGAGATCCTGCGCGCCTACCGGCTGTTGGCCGCCCAGGAGGGCGTCTTCGTGGAGCCCGCCTCCGCCGCGTCGGTGGCCGGTCTGCTGAAGGCGGCCGAGCAGGGCAAGGTCGACCCGCGCCAGAAGATCGTCTGCACCGTCACCGGCAACGGCCTCAAGGACCCCGACTGGGCCGTCGCCGGCGCGCCGCAGCCGGTCACCGTCCCGGTCGACGCGGCGACGGCGGCCGAGCGCCTCGGGCTCGCCTGA